A single genomic interval of Spinacia oleracea cultivar Varoflay chromosome 6, BTI_SOV_V1, whole genome shotgun sequence harbors:
- the LOC110775501 gene encoding 26S proteasome regulatory subunit 4 homolog A-like, with protein MGQNSSGLNRQGGPPGDRKDGEKKEKKYEPAAPPARVGRKQRKQKGSESAARIPTVTPLTKCKLRLLKLERIKDYLLMEEEFVANQERLKPQEEKTEEDRSKVDDIRGSPMSVGSLEELIDENHAIVSSSVGPEYYVSIMSFVDKDQLEPGCSILMHNKVLSVVGLLQDEVDPMVSVMKVEKAPLESYADIGGLDPQIQEIKEAVELPLTHPELYEDIGIKPPKGVILYGEPGTGKTLLAKAVANSTSATFLRVVGSELIQKYLGDGPKLVRELFRVADDLSPSIVFIDEIDAVGTKRYDAHSGGEREIQRTMLELLNQLDGFDSRGDVKVILATNKIESLDPALLRPGRIDRKIEFPLPDIKTRRRIFTIHTSKMTLSDDVNLEEFVMTKDEFSGADIKAICTEAGLLALRERRMKVTHTDFKKAKEKVMFKKKEGVPEGLYM; from the exons ATGGGCCAAAACAGCAGCGGTCTAAACCGCCAAGGTGGCCCTCCCGGCGACCGTAAAGACGGcgaaaaaaaagagaagaaatATGAGCCAGCAGCGCCACCCGCTCGCGTCGGCAGAAAACAGCGAAAACAAAAGGGCTCTGAATCCGCCGCCCGTATCCCCACCGTAACACCCTTAACCAAATGCAAGCTCAGGCTTCTCAAGCTCGAGAGGATTAAAGATTACCTCTTAATGGAGGAAGAATTCGTCGCTAATCAAGAGAGGCTTAAACCTCAGGAAGAAAAAACTGAGGAAGATCGTTCCAAGGTTGATGATATTCGTGGGTCCCCCATGAGTGTTGGGAGTTTGGAGGAGTTGATTGATGAGAATCATGCCATTGTTTCTTCTTCTGTGGGGCCTGAGTATTATGTTAGCATTATGTCGTTTGTTGACAAGGATCAATTGGAGCCAGGTTGCTCGATTTTGATGCATAATAAG GTTCTTTCTGTTGTTGGTttacttcaagatgaagttgatCCTATGGTATCTGTCATGAAAGTTGAGAAGGCTCCATTAGAGTCATATGCTGATATTGGGGGCTTGGATCCTCAAATACAAGAGATCAAAGAAGCAGTTGAGCTACCATTGACTCATCCTGAACTCTATGAAGACATTGGTATTAAACCTCCCAAGGGAGTCATTCTTTATGGAGAACCTGGTACTGGGAAAACACTTCTTGCTAAG GCAGTGGCAAATTCAACATCAGCTACTTTTCTACGTGTTGTTGGCAGTGAATTGATCCAGAAGTATCTTGGTGATGGTCCAAAATTAGTCAGGGAACTCTTCAGGGTAGCTGATGACCTTTCACCATCTATTGTTTTCATCGATGAAATTGACGCAGTTGGGACAAAGAG GTATGATGCTCATTCTGGCGGTGAACGTGAAATTCAGAGGACCATGTTGGAACTTCTCAATCAGTTGGATGGCTTCGATTCAAGAGGAGATGTCAAAGTCATCCTTGCAACGAATAAAATTGAAAGCCTTGATCCAGCTTTGCTTCGTCCTGGGCGAATAGATAGGAAAATTGAGTTCCCACTTCCTGATATTAAAACAAGGAGAAGAATTTTTACG ATTCACACCTCAAAAATGACATTGTCTGATGATGTTAATCTTGAAGAATTTGTTATGACCAAGGATGAGTTTTCTGGTGCTGATATAAAGGCCATATGTACTGAAGCTGGGTTACTTGCCTTAAGAGAGCGTCGCATGAAG GTTACACATACGGACTTCAAGAAGGCTAAAGAAAAGGTGATGTTCAAGAAGAAAGAAGGCGTGCCAGAAGGACTTTACATGTGA